A single region of the Neisseria zoodegmatis genome encodes:
- a CDS encoding iron-containing alcohol dehydrogenase — MATQFFMPVQNILGENALAEAMDVISALGLKKALIVTDGGLSKMGVADKIGGLLKEKNIDYAVFDKAQPNPTVTNVNDGLAALKEAGADFIVSLGGGSSHDCAKAVAIVTTNGGKIEDYEGLDKSKKPQLPLIAINTTAGTASEMTRFAVITDEARHVKMAIVDKNVTPLLSVNDPSLMEGMPAPLTAATGMDALTHAVEAYVSTIASPITDACALKAIELIAGYLPTAVHEPKNKEAREKMAYAQFLAGMAFNNASLGYVHAMAHQLGGFYDLPHGVCNALLLPHVERFNQQAAKERLDEIGAILGKYNSDLKGLNVIDAITKLARIVGIPKSLKELGVKQEDFGVLADNALKDVCGFTNPIQANKEQIIGIYEAAFDPA; from the coding sequence ATGGCAACACAATTCTTTATGCCCGTTCAAAACATCTTGGGCGAAAACGCCTTGGCCGAAGCGATGGATGTGATTAGCGCTTTGGGCTTGAAAAAAGCATTGATCGTTACCGACGGCGGTTTGAGCAAAATGGGCGTTGCCGACAAAATCGGCGGTTTGTTGAAAGAAAAAAACATTGATTATGCAGTATTCGACAAAGCACAGCCCAACCCGACCGTAACCAACGTAAATGACGGTTTGGCAGCCTTGAAAGAAGCCGGTGCGGATTTCATCGTTTCTTTGGGCGGCGGATCTTCACACGACTGCGCCAAAGCAGTAGCGATTGTGACCACCAACGGCGGCAAAATCGAAGACTACGAAGGTTTGGATAAATCGAAAAAACCGCAACTGCCTTTGATTGCCATCAATACCACTGCCGGTACGGCTTCTGAAATGACCCGCTTTGCCGTGATTACCGACGAAGCCCGTCATGTGAAAATGGCGATTGTCGATAAAAACGTAACGCCGCTGCTGTCGGTAAACGATCCTTCTTTGATGGAAGGTATGCCCGCTCCGCTGACGGCAGCTACCGGTATGGACGCCTTGACCCACGCAGTGGAAGCTTATGTTTCTACTATTGCTTCACCGATTACCGACGCTTGCGCGCTGAAAGCCATCGAACTGATTGCAGGCTATCTGCCCACTGCCGTTCACGAACCGAAAAACAAAGAAGCCCGCGAAAAAATGGCTTACGCCCAATTCTTGGCAGGTATGGCGTTCAACAACGCTTCTTTGGGCTATGTTCACGCGATGGCACACCAATTGGGCGGTTTCTACGACCTGCCACACGGTGTGTGTAACGCACTGCTGCTGCCTCACGTTGAGCGCTTCAACCAACAGGCTGCTAAAGAGCGTTTGGACGAAATCGGCGCCATTTTAGGTAAATACAACAGCGATTTGAAAGGCTTGAACGTGATCGACGCGATTACCAAACTGGCCCGTATCGTCGGCATCCCCAAATCTTTGAAAGAGCTGGGCGTGAAACAGGAAGACTTCGGCGTGTTGGCCGACAACGCTTTGAAAGACGTTTGCGGCTTTACCAACCCGATTCAAGCCAACAAAGAGCAGATTATCGGCATCTACGAAGCAGCGTTTGATCCTGCTTAA
- a CDS encoding symmetrical bis(5'-nucleosyl)-tetraphosphatase, whose protein sequence is MAHYAIGDIQGCFAELNALLAKIGFNHGTDTLWLTGDIVNRGPQSLEALQFVMKHESSIRTVLGNHDLHMLAVSYGLGKIRRGDTIAPIIEHPESRKMLDWMRAQPLLVRGEKHVLVHAGLLPKWDIDKAESLALEVETELKSDRAKDYFLNMYGDKPKKWKNSLTGYDRLRMITNVFTRMRALTFKNKLDYDFKGGLKDMPDDLRPWFEAPERQHLSHTIVFGHWSALGYLNNYRVISLDTGALWGGQLTAINLDTNEVTQVASQSKLHWATAL, encoded by the coding sequence ATGGCACATTATGCAATCGGCGATATTCAAGGCTGCTTTGCCGAACTCAACGCCCTGCTCGCCAAAATAGGCTTTAACCACGGCACCGACACTCTGTGGCTCACGGGCGACATCGTCAACCGCGGCCCGCAGTCGCTCGAAGCCCTGCAATTTGTGATGAAGCACGAAAGCAGCATCCGCACCGTGCTCGGCAACCACGACCTGCACATGCTCGCCGTGTCCTACGGCTTGGGCAAAATCAGACGCGGCGACACCATCGCGCCGATTATCGAACACCCCGAAAGCCGCAAAATGCTCGACTGGATGCGCGCCCAACCCCTGCTCGTGCGCGGCGAAAAACACGTTTTGGTTCACGCCGGGCTGCTGCCGAAATGGGACATCGACAAAGCCGAAAGCCTCGCGCTCGAAGTCGAAACCGAATTAAAAAGCGACCGCGCCAAAGACTATTTCCTCAATATGTACGGCGACAAACCCAAAAAATGGAAAAACAGCCTCACCGGCTACGACCGCCTGCGCATGATCACCAACGTCTTTACCCGTATGCGTGCGCTCACCTTCAAAAACAAGCTCGACTATGATTTCAAAGGCGGGCTTAAAGACATGCCCGACGACCTGCGCCCGTGGTTTGAAGCCCCCGAACGCCAACACTTGAGCCATACCATCGTATTCGGCCATTGGTCGGCACTGGGCTATCTCAACAACTACCGCGTCATCTCGCTCGACACCGGCGCACTGTGGGGCGGGCAGCTTACCGCCATCAATCTGGACACCAACGAAGTAACCCAAGTCGCTTCGCAAAGCAAGCTGCACTGGGCTACGGCTTTGTAA
- a CDS encoding LURP-one-related/scramblase family protein, which yields MQNLQFPLNFTFKIFTPSNDFTVFDAQGREVAYTRQKIFKIKESIEIFRDGSRNERLYTIDADRIIDFNANYTVRDAAGRTIGSIKRSGMKSLWKTSYTLSDAAGNQRYTLHEANPWIAVVDGIVGEIPFIGMLTGYFLNPTYTIATPDGRETYLLKKNASFLERKFSLEKTAQAPAEDDVLMLNAAMLLMLLERRDG from the coding sequence ATGCAAAACCTTCAATTTCCCCTCAACTTCACCTTCAAAATCTTTACCCCGTCCAACGACTTTACCGTGTTCGATGCACAAGGTAGAGAAGTAGCCTACACGCGCCAGAAGATTTTTAAGATTAAAGAATCCATCGAAATTTTCCGCGACGGCAGCCGCAACGAAAGACTCTATACCATCGATGCCGACCGTATTATCGACTTCAACGCCAACTACACCGTGCGCGACGCAGCGGGCCGAACCATCGGCAGCATCAAGCGCAGCGGCATGAAATCATTGTGGAAAACCAGCTATACTCTCAGCGATGCAGCGGGCAATCAGCGCTACACCCTGCACGAAGCCAACCCGTGGATAGCAGTGGTAGACGGCATCGTCGGCGAAATCCCCTTTATCGGCATGCTTACCGGCTATTTCCTGAACCCGACCTACACCATTGCCACGCCCGACGGACGCGAAACCTACCTTCTCAAGAAAAACGCCTCGTTTCTCGAACGCAAATTCAGCTTGGAAAAAACCGCCCAAGCTCCGGCGGAAGACGATGTGTTGATGCTGAACGCCGCCATGCTGCTGATGCTGCTCGAACGCCGCGACGGCTAA
- the ribF gene encoding bifunctional riboflavin kinase/FAD synthetase, protein MKIWFGLGSRPDFPQGSAVTIGNFDGVHLGHRHILQRLKQEAQSRGLPVVAVIFEPQPQEFFARKQGRELPYRLSPLRNKLHLLRETGCVDAVWVLRFNQAFADINAQTFISRLLRETLNTKYLLIGDDFRFGAGREGDFALLQSQPDMVTERTPSVLVENIRASSTAIRKALSDGLLEYARKLLGHPYTLSGKVKHGAKLGRTIGCPTANVQLPQHHYALSGVFVVEAEGSFGIRRGVASFGFNPTVSATRRQKLEVHLFDFNGDLYGQRIRVRFLHKLRDEAKFDNIDDLKKQIWADMDAARNWLEA, encoded by the coding sequence ATGAAAATCTGGTTCGGTTTGGGCAGCCGCCCCGACTTTCCGCAAGGCTCCGCCGTTACCATCGGCAATTTCGACGGCGTGCATCTCGGCCACCGCCACATCCTGCAACGGCTCAAACAAGAAGCACAAAGCCGCGGCCTGCCCGTGGTTGCCGTGATTTTCGAGCCGCAGCCGCAAGAATTTTTCGCCCGCAAACAAGGCCGCGAACTACCCTACCGCCTCAGCCCGCTGCGCAACAAACTGCACCTGTTGCGCGAAACCGGCTGCGTCGATGCCGTGTGGGTGCTGCGTTTCAACCAAGCCTTCGCCGACATCAACGCCCAAACCTTCATCAGCCGCCTGCTGCGCGAAACCCTCAACACCAAATACCTGCTCATCGGTGACGATTTCCGCTTCGGCGCAGGGCGCGAAGGCGATTTCGCCCTGCTGCAAAGCCAGCCCGACATGGTTACCGAGCGCACCCCTTCCGTGCTGGTGGAAAACATCCGCGCCAGCAGCACCGCCATCCGCAAAGCCCTTTCAGACGGCCTCTTGGAATACGCCCGCAAACTGCTCGGCCACCCCTACACCCTCAGCGGCAAAGTCAAACACGGTGCCAAGCTTGGCCGCACCATCGGCTGCCCCACCGCCAACGTGCAGCTTCCCCAACACCACTACGCCCTCAGCGGCGTGTTTGTAGTTGAAGCGGAAGGCAGCTTCGGCATCCGCCGCGGCGTAGCCAGCTTCGGCTTCAACCCCACCGTATCCGCAACCCGTCGCCAAAAGCTCGAAGTGCATTTGTTCGACTTCAACGGCGATTTATACGGCCAACGCATCCGCGTGCGCTTTCTGCACAAACTGCGCGACGAAGCCAAGTTCGACAACATCGACGATTTGAAAAAACAGATTTGGGCGGATATGGATGCGGCGAGAAATTGGCTGGAAGCCTGA
- a CDS encoding RidA family protein, translated as MAKTIIHTDNAPAAIGAYSQAVRAGNTVYMSGQIPLDPATMTVVGNGDFRAEAHQVFKNLQAVAQAAGGSLDDIVKVNAYLTDLGNFAVFNEVMAEYFSQPFPARAAVGVASLPKGVQVEAEAVLVLNS; from the coding sequence ATGGCTAAAACCATCATCCACACCGACAACGCCCCCGCCGCCATCGGCGCATACAGCCAAGCCGTGCGCGCGGGCAATACCGTTTACATGAGCGGCCAAATCCCGCTCGACCCTGCCACCATGACCGTGGTCGGCAACGGCGATTTCCGTGCCGAAGCGCACCAAGTGTTTAAAAACCTGCAAGCCGTGGCGCAAGCGGCGGGCGGTTCTTTAGACGACATCGTTAAAGTCAACGCCTACCTCACCGATTTGGGCAACTTCGCCGTATTCAACGAAGTGATGGCCGAATACTTCAGCCAACCCTTCCCCGCCCGCGCCGCCGTCGGTGTAGCCAGCCTGCCCAAAGGCGTGCAAGTGGAAGCGGAAGCCGTATTGGTGCTGAACAGCTGA